The Oreochromis niloticus isolate F11D_XX linkage group LG4, O_niloticus_UMD_NMBU, whole genome shotgun sequence DNA segment TTGATGCCACTTGGGGCACAATAGGAGCCTGTTACTTAAATTGGTTCTACAGTTGGTGTATAGCTTGTATAGATGGCAATTTTGCCTACCACTTTGTGCATATTGACATTTGGCAATAAGGTCCTATTTATTTCAGATTCTGTATGGCATGTGTTCAGATAATGGGTTTTACTATTGTATAGTGGTTAAGCCCATTGTATTATGATATcaaattgtttaaataaagattgatatgatggatgtgttttgttttctgttttttgttttttttttgttgtttttttttttttaatgtacacaGTAGTAGTGAATCAAGATGTAGAGTGGTTTCCtttactaatcagaaggttgatgGTTTGATCTCTGGCTCTTCCGGCCTTCGTGTTGAAGTATCCTTGAGCAAGATATTGAACCCAGTGCATCCATCAGGAGTGAGAATGTTAGGTTACAAATTGTTTGGCATAGAAAAAGAGCGATAATTTGAACATCTGTGTAAATGAGACttgtaataagaaaaaaaactttgagtGCACAAACTGAATAGAAAAGCAACATTAGTACCAGCCATTTAACAGTGTCCCAGCTTAGAAGGGTGGTAGTGGTTTAAAGAAGGAGCTTCGTGATGACACAGCACAAGGAGTGCTTACTTTTACTTTTCCAAAGCATCGTTTTCCcaaaggtttgttttgttttgtttttttgtcacactGCACAATGGTACAATTTGTCTTTTAATTCAGTGAAATATTGGTGTTGTCAtagatctttaaaaaaacaaaaaaaacagaacagttcaGCAACTTAAGTTTCATAGTTTGGTTAAGAAAGTTTTAtggttggttaaaaaaaaaaaaaccaacaacaatgTAATAAtaagctttatttatatagcaccccACAACtacaatttaaaaagaacaatttaaaaagaacaatttaaaaagaacatggaaAAAATGCATTTCAGGTGCTCTCCAACCGTGGACACAAAATTAAAGGCCCAACTTCTTCTCCACTGTTTCCTTTAATATGTTCTTCTTGATCTagaaaaatatttcatttcataTCAATTATGCAGTATAGAAGTATATAAATACATGCATACTGGAAACAGATGGCATGTTTGTGTGAACGTTTCCTACCTTTCCAGACACCGTGAGAGGGTAGCTGTCCACAAATAACACATAGTGTGGGATCTTGAAGTGAGAAAGCTAAAGGCAGGAGGGGGCAAGCTACAGTCATGCTTAAATTTAAAGTGATTACAGGTGCTGGCAGTCTTGTGTTTTATCTCTTCCTACCTGGCCTTTGCAGAAAGCTCTTATCTCTTCTGCGCTGGAGCTCTGACCCTCCTTCAGCTTGATGCAAGCACAAACCTGCTCGCCCAGCCGCTCATCTTTCACTCCTACCACCTGAAAGCACGGCAAGGAAGAGCTGCAGTTTATACCGAACACTACAGCTGATTAATGCGTATTCTCAGAGGCTGCTTATTGTTTACAACAAccaaaatagtatttttttagcTCTATACCCACACAGAGACTCTACTTAGTACTCATATGCTGCCCCCCAGTGGTTTAATCTTACCTGCACTTCCTTTACTTTGGGATGCTTGTAGAGAAATTGCTCTATTTCAGCAGGATAGATATTCTCTCCTCCTCGAATGATCATATCCTTTATGCGTCCTTCAATGGAGCAGTATCCCAGACTGTTCAGACTGGCTGTGTCACTGTACAgacaaaaactacatttcccaaACTGCCCTCTACTCAACAGTTACTGTATCTAGGGACATGTATGAAACTCCGCCTTACCCAGTCCTGTACCAGCGGTCTTGGGAGATCACCTCTCGGGTTTTCTCTGGCTCGTCCCAGTACCCATGCATCACACAGCTGCCTCTGATCAGCAGCTCACCCGAGGCCCCAAGAGGGACAATCTCTCCAGTAGTGGGGTCCACCACTTTAGCCTGAGGTTAAGGCATGCAGAAATACCACGTGTCACTGTGTTAGAGGGATGTGTAGATGAAGGTTTGTGTGGGAAAGAAATTATACCTCAGTGTGACCCAGAACGCATCCTACAGTGTTTATCTTCAGCTCCTCGTTGTCTTCTGGGAACCCAAGAAATGTAAGAGgactattttcagttgttccATAGcataactggaaaaaaaatgatgtgcATATGTTGCTATGTGCTGGCACGTGCTTTTCCTGTAAGTTTTAGTGTTATCTGAAGAGGTATCATCTCACTGTTATCTCCTTCATATTCATGTCTGTTGTCAGTCTTCTCACAATCTCTGGAGGGCACGGAGAACCTCCCATGACCCCTAAAAATGCAGTAGCAAATATGAAGTGTAGAAATGACTCCAAATTTAACCCATTAATATGTCTTTTGGTTTCTCACCAGCTTCAACTGAGGACAAATCATATTTCTGTAAATCTTGGCTTAGCAGATCAGTGAACATGGTGGGGGTACCGTACACAAAATTGCACCTGGAGTAAAACAAAAGACATGGATGGTAATCTGTGAAAGTGCTTATTCTTGTACAGCTGGACACTTATGATAGTGAAGATGAGTGGTGCTGTACTTTTCACTTTGAATGGCCTCTAGATTGGCAAAGCTGTTGTAGGCTGCGGAAGGAAAAACTAGCGTGATGCCGTGAACTGCCATGCTCATTCCCCCAAGCACGGAGCCGAAGCAGTGGTAGAATGgaacaggcacacacactcGCACCCGAGGCTGATGGTGAATATAGATAAGGAAGTAATTCACTATTATTTGTGCTTTCTTCTTGTTAGTAACATGTACATGAACTTACTCTCCATCCGTAACCGACGCGGAGGCCCATAAAGTAGGCATTATTTACAATGTTGTGGTGGGAAAGCACAGCTCCTTTCGGGTTCCCAGTCGTACCCTTACACAAATCAATGACCAGAATGATTATTAGATCTTTTTCAATGCTCTAATTGTTGTTACAGGTCAATATGATACATGTGTGCCCCAGAACAAGTTGAAACGCTGAATGTTACTGATGTGAACTGAATGTTGATGGGGTCATCGAAGGAAAGCTTGCTCTGCAGATCCATCAGCTCTTTGTGATGCCGACTCTCCCCTGCTTGCATCACATCATCTACGTGGAGCATCCCTGGCTGTCTGCTGTCGGTCGCAATCACCATTTGCAAGTATGGCAACCTAAAAAACCCATGACCATATCTTTGTCTCAAATCCTAAACAGCTTCAACTTCACACTATCAATTTTTTAAGAGTAAtaagtaataaaaatgtttcataGTCCCTTAATATCAGCAGAGGAAGGACATTTGAATCTGACTAACCTGGAGCTTTTAAATTTGCCTCCTGGTGTTGTGCCAATCTCTGGGCAAATCTCCCTCAGCATCTCACAAAATCTCTGGGTTTTAAAGCTGGTTGGACATACCACTGCCTTACACCGGACCTAGATGCAACAAATCTGTTTTAATACATTCAAATTGTTATACGCTTGAATAATCCAGTAAATTATCAGTAACCAATGGAAGTACAGCATAGAAATTGTAAGCAAGCTAAAAATTTCTGTTCAGTTTCAATTTCTATACAGGCTATTGTCCCAGTAGGGCCAACCGACTGTACCTTTAGTAGAGTGAACTCCACTTCCTTTACCTGATAGGCTGGGTTCAAGGGCACCTGCAAAGAtaacagttcaaagaaaaaaGTTCTATCCATGCAAAGCTTCACTGTCTTTTTTCAAAAGACTACAAAAAGCATACCATatcatttaattcaattttatttacagaacaccaaatcacaataacagttgcctcaaggtgctttatattgtaaggtagaccctacaataatacatacagaaaaaacccaacaatcatatgaccccctatgagcaagcactttggcaacagtagTGAAGTGAAGCAgtgaagacaggataaaagactaacaagtatgattcaatgcagagaggtctattaacacatagtgagtgagaaaggtgactgatcATGCACATTATATTATAGGTGATGATGACAGATTATTTTTGAGCTGGTAAGCATAAAATTGTAAGATTACCTAATAGCTCCTCTATGCAACTGCCAGGTTCAAAGTCCTTGTCACTTACATTTGACTGTGTTTGATAACACAAGCTAGGGTTCTGTAAAAGCTGTTTCAAGGGCATGTACACAGCTCCTGCACTAACCAGTATAATTCCAGCCTTGGCTGAAGCAAACTGGAAAAGGATCCACTGATATGTGTTTGGCCCCCAGACTCCCAGTCGATCGCCTCGCTTCAGCCCCAGAGCAAGGAGGCCTGCGGCAGCCTTGTCAAcctgcacaaaaaaaacaacaacaaaaaatacacacaacactTCCGAAAGTTAAAAATTATTAACAGGGTTCTGTGGTAAAAAGCAGCAAACTTCAATAAGcttcttctgtcttttctttttgtttttaagtctctTTCTGATGTCAGTAAGATGGGCTTTTTAACACAGCTAatcttattttttaatgtcttcAAAAGACAAACTACAGAAGGTGCACAGATAGTCACTATCAAATCGGGGTTAATACTTTCCAGGAACCGCATTTTATATCcatgtttttcttaaaatgatgtAATCAGGTTTAACAATCAACCAGATATTTATGCAAAGTCACCACTGAGAGTAAAGGTCCTCCACCTCAGATCTTAATGGGAAAAGCCCATATTAATATAATTAAAACGTCAGATTCAACCACTAAAACAATAactaaatacatataaataatgtGTAAGGGTTGTCACATGCATGAAAAAGCAAAAGCTAAATGGATGAAATCTGACACGTACGTCTTGTTGAAACTGTGCAAAGGTTTTTTGGATGCCATCCTGTACAAAGATCACAGCTTCCCGCTCAGGCCAGCGTTGGGCAGTTGCATCCAGACTCTGACTCACAGTCAGGGGGAGtagggagaaggaggaggtgcCGTGGACATAGCTGGTGGTCAGCGATGGGTTTTGAGGAGGACTGTCCACGTGAAGAGCCCTGATATAGAACACAGGGTTCGGAGATCAGATGGTACGACCTGTGAGTTTAGTGCATTTTTAGTGATATTATTGCCGATAATACCCAGGTGGAATCCACAGGTCGCAATTGTCATTAATGAGGAGATTGTTCAAATATTTACCTTtaagtcaaataaataaaaaatacattcaaaCATGCACCAGTGCACAGTAATCAAGCTCAGTCTCACTGTTAAAGGCTAAGAACAATCAGGGCATGAAATGACTAACGCAAGTAAAATAATAGTTTTGAAGAGCCAACGCAATgataaaacctaaaaaaaatgaatcttTATGCTGCTCAGTATTGCACATGTGCTAAAAATTAGTCACATAAACTTACCGGCACCACTGCAGTAAAGCTGCGGAGCATGATTTCCACATGTGGCTGTGCTTGAGTCCATTCACACATCTGAGACTGTGGGCACAGGACCCGAGCAGCAAGGATGAAATCGGTGTCGGCATTGCACTCAAGCTGCTGACTGACAGCTGGATCTAAGTAGAATGAAACTACATCTAGGTTGCAAAATGCTGGGTCTTGTAAAAAAACAAGTAAGACTGCTGACTGCTGGTTTGCTGTGGTTGGATTTTATTACTTCATGTGTAATCTTTAACTTCCACACATCCTCACTGGCTGACGTACGTGTATATTCAGGGTTAATCATTTCCAAGTTAATGTCAGTGGTTAATTTTAGCGCATTCAGGATTGCAATCTTTGATTTCATTCATATTAAGTGTTAACTCTGTGCACGATGCACCACAGGCTCATGAAACCAAAGACAAAGTCAAAGCGTATTCACCAAAATTTTGATTGTCGGCTTGCGTTCCCCTTGGAGGAGTTTGCCAGGACTACAGTGATCTTCTGATAGTGATCACTGATCACTTATCTCTCAGAGTCTGTCAGAAGAAATGCACAGTTGTCTGATACAACAGAGCAGCCTACACTATACAACAGCGCATATGTAGTCAGTATTAAATTCAAAGTTCAACATTTTTCTTTGTAACTAAGCTGTCCTCCTGTCATTAACCATGTCAGTCTGTCTTGTCTGTGCAATCATTCAGTGTGAGTCGCTGCAGTCCAGAGCGGATTATTTATTATTCACAGTTATCCACATGTTCAGGTTATGTGAAATGCTACtaagattgttttgtttttgtttttgtttttttaataaccagcatgagcacctctataaaagtaGAGGTTTTGGCAGTTTTCTGGTGAGGAGCATTCAGGTGTATGCTAACACAATCTCACACTCTTCCCCAGCAAATTCACTCCAAGGTCAGGCAAAGCAATGCTCagtgacagtgtaaaaaaaacaaccaaacaaactaacaaaaaccaggaaaaaggaaaaaacatatCAAGTGGTCCAAAGTCCACACCTCAACCCAACTGAAATGCTGTGCTGGGACCATAAGAGCTCACCCCATATTAACAAAGAATAATCTTTGTTAATATGGGGTGAGTAACAAAGATTATTCAGGCTCTAGTTGGAAAATCAAAAAAAGCGAGGCTCTGA contains these protein-coding regions:
- the LOC100692150 gene encoding acyl-CoA synthetase family member 2, mitochondrial — translated: MPTPISSLLLGSCAHSLRCVNGLKHSHMWKSCSAALLQWCRALHVDSPPQNPSLTTSYVHGTSSFSLLPLTVSQSLDATAQRWPEREAVIFVQDGIQKTFAQFQQDVDKAAAGLLALGLKRGDRLGVWGPNTYQWILFQFASAKAGIILVPLNPAYQVKEVEFTLLKVRCKAVVCPTSFKTQRFCEMLREICPEIGTTPGGKFKSSRLPYLQMVIATDSRQPGMLHVDDVMQAGESRHHKELMDLQSKLSFDDPINIQFTSGTTGNPKGAVLSHHNIVNNAYFMGLRVGYGWRPRVRVCVPVPFYHCFGSVLGGMSMAVHGITLVFPSAAYNSFANLEAIQSEKCNFVYGTPTMFTDLLSQDLQKYDLSSVEAGVMGGSPCPPEIVRRLTTDMNMKEITLCYGTTENSPLTFLGFPEDNEELKINTVGCVLGHTEAKVVDPTTGEIVPLGASGELLIRGSCVMHGYWDEPEKTREVISQDRWYRTGDTASLNSLGYCSIEGRIKDMIIRGGENIYPAEIEQFLYKHPKVKEVQVVGVKDERLGEQVCACIKLKEGQSSSAEEIRAFCKGQLSHFKIPHYVLFVDSYPLTVSGKIKKNILKETVEKKLGL